One window of the Anolis sagrei isolate rAnoSag1 chromosome 5, rAnoSag1.mat, whole genome shotgun sequence genome contains the following:
- the FGF2 gene encoding LOW QUALITY PROTEIN: fibroblast growth factor 2 (The sequence of the model RefSeq protein was modified relative to this genomic sequence to represent the inferred CDS: deleted 1 base in 1 codon) yields the protein MAMAAAGGIATLPALPDGGGEEGGGGGGGGSGSGGPFPPGHFKDPKRLYCKNGGFFLRINPDGGVDGVREKSDPNIKLLLQAEERGVVSIKGVCANRFLAMNEDGRLLALKYVTDECFFFERLEANNYNTYRSRKYRDWYIALKRTGQYKLGPKTGRGQKAILFLPMSAKS from the exons ATGGCGATGGCGGCGGCGGGAGGCATCGCCACGCTGCCCGCTTTGCCCgacggcggagga gaggaggggggcggagGGGGAGGCGGTGGGAGCGGGAGCGGCGGCCCTTTCCCCCCGGGACACTTCAAGGACCCCAAGCGCCTCTACTGCAAGAACGGGGGCTTCTTCCTCCGGATCAACCCCGACGGCGGAGTGGACGGCGTCCGAGAGAAGAGCGACCCCAACA TCAAATTGCTGCTCCAGGCAGAGGAGAGAGGTGTAGTGTCCATCAAAGGTGTATGTGCAAACCGCTTCCTGGCTATGAATGAAGATGGTCGATTGTTAGCACTG AAATACGTAACAGATGAATGCTTCTTTTTTGAACGCTTGGAAGCTAATAATTACAATACTTATCGGTCTCGTAAATATCGTGATTGGTACATTGCACTGAAACGAACTGGTCAGTACAAACTTGGGCCAAAAACTGGACGAGGCCAGAAAGCTATCCTTTTCCTTCCAATGTCTGCCAAGAGTTGA